Below is a genomic region from Spirosoma radiotolerans.
GCAGTTATATACATTATTTTTATGTAAATATCAAAGAAATTTAATCTTAAATAGTATACTACGCATAAGGAAATTAAAAATGAAGTTACAACTTGTCTAAAAACACCTGTATCGTAATCAGGAAAATAAACAAAATGATAAAATTCTAAGACAAAAACTAATAATAAAGCATACAAACCTTCAATCCTTAATACTCTTAAAATTTCTTTATGTGAATAAAAAATACAGATAAGAAGCAAGGCTTGTCCAAAATTATTTCTGAAAAATGGCACAGTTGAGTATGCAATAATGAAATAGACAAATAAAATGTCTTTGATAGGATAATCTTTTATTCTAGCCTGCATATAATTATTAAATATTTGTTAGATTTTCTTCTTTTTCAATGTTAACAAATCCCTCTAGGTCATAAAAATATTCCTTTGCCCTCATCAGCGTTACATCTTCTTGGTTCCACCATTTAATTGACATTAAGTCATCAATGATATTTTCTGGAAATCGGTATTTTATTATTTTTATTGGACACCCTACTGCAATAGCATAGGGTGGAATATCTTTACTGACTACAGATCCAGCCCCAATAACCGCACCGTCACCAATTTTAACACCATCCAATATTGTTACATTAGCACCAATAAATACATCGTTTCCTATATGAACAGGTCTATGCTCTTCAACAAAAGTAGAATGGCAATATGTTATTTTGCTTTTCTTTTTGCTAGAATAAAACGCTGGATGAGTTGAAATTCCATTAGTAGGATGAATACCCATCCCACTTACAACATTGGGACCAATTGAGCAAAATTTCCCTATGTCCGTATTAGCCATAAATGCGTTGAAGCTAACATAACTCGAGTAACCAATATTCACATTAGTCAGCATATAATTACCATAAATTATAGCAGTGTCATCAACATTACAGTTGTTAGTCCTACACGCATTCCAATCCCAATAGAACTTATCATATCTCGACATCACGCTTAACAAATTAAGCAAGTTTCTTAGGGCCCAGTATAATCGTCTTATTATTTTCATTTATCCCAAATATTATAAGCATTCTGTTTAATAATTTTTTCACATTGTACAGAAAAAATTGTCCCCATTAATATAAATAATATTGTATTTGTTGCCACGATTCCAGGCAGACCAAAGTTTCTTCCCATAATTATTGAAATGGGTATATTTACAATTGCGCTGGCTGTGACTGCAATTAGTTGTAAGCGTATTTTACCAATTCCATTTAGAAGGTAGACGTGTAGCATTTGCCACATGTAAGCAATTACGTAAATAGCCATACATATTGACAAAGATAGTGGCACCTTAATATTATTACCTATCCAATATTTAAACAGATAATCCGACATAAACAGTATCATCAACGTAAATATCGAAAAAACAATCCATAGCTTTCGCATTTTATCAACACTGTTTTTCAACCAGTTAAAGTCACTTTTACTATATGCATCCGTAAATGAGCTCCACAAAGGAGTCATGATTATTGTAAAAATCATGATCATGACAGAGAATAGCTTATAACATACACTATATATTGTTACACTCTCAGGGCCAAGTATCTGACTTATTATGATATAACTCGTTTGAAATAATATCAATGCCCCGATTTGTATTAGAAAGAATTTACCACCCGTATTTAAAAGATTATATATATATTTAATTTTCACAAGCCTCCAGCTAGGCGACAAATTCTTAAGTTTATTCTTATACAGTACCCATGATGATATAATCAACGAGATAACAGGCATACTTGCCACAATTGTAACCAATGTCAACAAATCACCTGATTTTAGTTTTGTACAGTAAAATATAACGATTAACGTCAGAACTTGACCTATGAATGTAATAATTGAAGAATTTCCTGATTGATGGGTTGCTGTTAGTATAGTATTGATAAGCTGTGCAACAAATTGTATACAAAAACAGCTTACAGCAACCCACATAACTAGCTTTAACGTTTCTTCATTTTCTGTGTTCACATTTAAGGTGCTGTTCCAATTTATATAGTTATTCGCTATTGAAAATATTACAAAGGAGATTGTTGATATTATTACAAGTGCCACGTAAGTGGTACTAACATATTCTCTTGCCTTATTCATTTCTCCAAGAGCAAAAGACTTAGTTAATGTATTTTTTAGTCCATTTCCTAAACCTACATCAAAAAAGTTAAGCCACCCCAGTATTGAACTTATCGTGAGCCAAATACCATATTGCGTAGGCGACACGTAATCAATGGTCATTGGTACTAAAATTAAGCCTATTAATATCCCCCCCCCTCTGACCAAGAAAGACAGAGCAATATTCTTCTTAGCAATTAATGTTCTCTCATGCCCATTGATAAAAAAACCAGTAATCTTACCTTTTAAAGCAGCTACCATCTCTAATTATATCTTTTATTAAGCGTTCTGTAT
It encodes:
- a CDS encoding CatB-related O-acetyltransferase; translated protein: MANTDIGKFCSIGPNVVSGMGIHPTNGISTHPAFYSSKKKSKITYCHSTFVEEHRPVHIGNDVFIGANVTILDGVKIGDGAVIGAGSVVSKDIPPYAIAVGCPIKIIKYRFPENIIDDLMSIKWWNQEDVTLMRAKEYFYDLEGFVNIEKEENLTNI
- a CDS encoding lipopolysaccharide biosynthesis protein; this encodes MVAALKGKITGFFINGHERTLIAKKNIALSFLVRGGGILIGLILVPMTIDYVSPTQYGIWLTISSILGWLNFFDVGLGNGLKNTLTKSFALGEMNKAREYVSTTYVALVIISTISFVIFSIANNYINWNSTLNVNTENEETLKLVMWVAVSCFCIQFVAQLINTILTATHQSGNSSIITFIGQVLTLIVIFYCTKLKSGDLLTLVTIVASMPVISLIISSWVLYKNKLKNLSPSWRLVKIKYIYNLLNTGGKFFLIQIGALILFQTSYIIISQILGPESVTIYSVCYKLFSVMIMIFTIIMTPLWSSFTDAYSKSDFNWLKNSVDKMRKLWIVFSIFTLMILFMSDYLFKYWIGNNIKVPLSLSICMAIYVIAYMWQMLHVYLLNGIGKIRLQLIAVTASAIVNIPISIIMGRNFGLPGIVATNTILFILMGTIFSVQCEKIIKQNAYNIWDK